From Brachionichthys hirsutus isolate HB-005 chromosome 2, CSIRO-AGI_Bhir_v1, whole genome shotgun sequence, one genomic window encodes:
- the LOC137906259 gene encoding keratin, type II cytoskeletal 8-like codes for MATSRNTSYSIKASVPRNYSSNSYAGPSVSRRSYSVKNTYGSSKPFGGAGITSTSSYSLGSSMSGAGSSGNFGNFGNFGGGMVSQAPITAVTVNKSLLAPLNLEIDPAIQVVRTQEKEQIKTLNNRFASFIDKVRFLEQQNKMLETKWNLLQGQTTTRSNIDAMFEAYITNLRRQLDGLGNDKMKLEADLHNMQGLVEDFKNKYEDEINRRTECENDFVLIKKDVDEAYMNKVELEAKLESLTDEINFLRSIYEEELRELQSQIKDTSVIVEMDNSRNLDMDSIVAEVRAQYEDIANRTRAEAETWYKSKYEEMQTSANRYGDDLRSTKTEIADLNRMIQRLTSEIDGIKGQRANLEAQIAEAEERGEMAVKDAKARIKDLEDALQRAKQDMARQIREYQDLMNVKLALDIEIATYRKLLEGEEDRLSSGIKAINISQQSMSYGGYPTESMKSSYSNTYSSGYSGGYGGGYGSGFSSSGFSGSSSGGYATSQPKKNVVIKMIETRDGVVLSESSEVVED; via the exons ATGGCAACTTCAAGGAACACTTCATACAGTATAAAGGCTTCAGTCCCAAGGAATTACAGCAGCAACTCCTACGCTGGACCAAGTGTCTCCCGCAGAAGCTACAGTGTTAAGAATACTTATGGAAGCAGCAAACCCTTTGGGGGGGCTGGGATCACCAGCACTTCTTCCTACAGCCTGGGATCTAGCATGTCTGGTGCAGGTTCAAGCGGAAACTTCGGAAACTTCGGAAACTTCGGCGGCGGCATGGTTTCCCAGGCCCCCATCACCGCTGTTACTGTCAACAAGAGTCTACTGGCTCCCCTGAACCTTGAGATTGACCCCGCCATCCAAGTTGTCCGCACccaggagaaggagcagatcaAGACCCTCAACAACCGCTTTGCTTCCTTCATTGACAAG GTTCGCTTCCTTGAACAACAGAACAAAATGCTGGAGACCAAGTGGAACCTGCTTCAGGGACAGACCACCACCCGCTCCAACATCGACGCCATGTTTGAGGCTTACATCACCAACCTGCGCAGACAGCTGGATGGCCTGGGCAACGACAAGATGAAGCTGGAGGCCGACCTCCACAACATGCAAGGCCTGGTGGAGGACTTCAAGAATAA GTATGAGGACGAGATCAACAGGCGCACAGAGTGTGAGAACGACTTTGTTCTCATTAAGAAG GATGTCGACGAGGCCTATATGAATAAGGTTGAGCTGGAAGCCAAGCTGGAAAGTCTGACAGATGAGATCAACTTCCTCCGGTCAATCTATGAGGAG GAACTGCGTGAGCTCCAGAGCCAGATCAAGGACACTTCAGTTATTGTCGAGATGGACAACAGTCGTAACCTAGACATGGATTCAATCGTGGCTGAAGTCAGGGCTCAGTATGAGGATATCGCCAACCGGACTCGCGCTGAGGCAGAAACCTGGTACAAGAGCAAG TATGAAGAAATGCAGACATCCGCAAATAGATATGGAGATGACCTACGGTCTACCAAGACCGAGATCGCAGACCTGAACCGCATGATCCAGAGACTGACATCGGAGATTGATGGCATCAAGGGACAG CGTGCCAACCTGGAGGCTCAGATCGCTGAGGCTGAGGAGCGTGGTGAGATGGCTGTGAAGGACGCCAAGGCTCGCATTAAGGACCTGGAAGACGCCCTGCAGAGAGCCAAACAGGACATGGCCCGCCAGATCAGAGAATATCAGGACCTGATGAATGTCAAACTGGCTCTAGACATTGAGATTGCCACATATAGGAAACTTCtagagggagaggaggacaggCTGTCTTCTGGCATCAAGGCTATCAACATTTCCCAACAGAGCA TGAGCTACGGTGGATATCCTACAGAGAGCATGAAGAGCAGCTACTCAAACACTTACTCCAGCGGTTACAGCGGAGGGTACGGCGGAGGATATGGCAGTggcttcagcagcagcggcttcagcggcagcagctctGGAGGCTACGCCACCAGTCAGCCCAAGAAGAATGTCGTGATCAAGATGATTGAGACCAGGGATGGCGTAGTGCTGTCTGAATCCTCTGAGGTCGTTGAGGATTGA